In Leptospira stimsonii, a single window of DNA contains:
- a CDS encoding CopG family transcriptional regulator, producing the protein MARVDKRFQLLMTEEELELLKNEADKRNLSAGEMLRLSLRNEIYRSDSYERLEALKILASMEE; encoded by the coding sequence ATGGCGAGAGTCGACAAACGGTTTCAACTTCTCATGACGGAAGAAGAACTCGAACTCCTTAAGAATGAGGCGGATAAAAGAAATCTTTCCGCGGGGGAAATGTTGAGGCTTTCTTTGAGAAATGAAATCTATCGTTCCGATTCTTATGAACGTCTGGAAGCTCTCAAGATACTTGCGAGTATGGAAGAATGA
- a CDS encoding glucanase translates to MGWITNSKVWLVALPAFVILSFSSLFSETKVLSLTDLQRNGLELSGKNGEQKTLKLQMLDRSFGSDLYLNFDSGEPSNLKDISGNYKVLSSSFLPDSENVLHAKRSARFSGKRTGIRIAHSNSGVLTSKDLTEEFFIAFSIFPGTVEKDATLISKLYETSGNTFGWDLKIADDKLKAGFYSFFETEEKRFLSLQLVSNTTLKKNQWNRIILHFNPSEKEIVLYLNGKESARGSIPANKNLIRMGFHPEDTTSFRIASSYYGWMENFAVFRGKPNPNAEDVSFPGQDFDPDTHTTQSKFGTALSPVYKSKYSSAFLEEIELKANIPKSSAMELYFRVSPTVFHPTSEGPAWIAVDLRKLESFKLDSMDPDVYRISLKNSLRKFLGITENREDLLPFRYYQWRIKFKSDPNGNLTPELKNLTLTYRETIPPVRPLGLKAVENSIDDSGPSVCLTWKSNPEREVIHGGGYFIHYGIHPDRMVGIIRGTYPLTNEAPNKKTRPKHPASDYLDPITGLPDGKNANNIQEYYNKLNTCVDNRIISLNAEILLEKNQLFLKKGTTYYFRISAFNKMYHFQTGKDQVSPLSDPVEVYFLSE, encoded by the coding sequence ATGGGATGGATTACAAACTCTAAAGTCTGGTTAGTCGCCCTTCCGGCATTCGTTATCCTATCGTTTTCCTCTCTTTTTTCGGAAACCAAGGTCCTTTCACTCACCGATCTTCAAAGAAACGGACTGGAACTTTCGGGTAAGAACGGGGAACAAAAAACGCTGAAACTGCAAATGCTGGATCGAAGTTTCGGTTCCGATTTGTATTTGAACTTCGATTCCGGAGAACCATCAAATCTAAAAGATATATCAGGAAATTATAAAGTTCTTTCCTCATCCTTTCTTCCCGATTCGGAAAACGTTCTTCATGCAAAAAGAAGCGCACGATTTTCGGGAAAAAGAACCGGAATTAGAATCGCACATTCAAACTCGGGCGTTCTCACTTCTAAAGATTTAACCGAAGAATTTTTCATCGCGTTCAGCATTTTTCCGGGAACGGTGGAAAAAGACGCGACGTTGATATCAAAATTATACGAAACTTCGGGAAACACGTTCGGCTGGGATCTTAAGATCGCGGACGATAAACTCAAAGCGGGATTTTATTCTTTCTTCGAAACAGAGGAGAAAAGATTTCTTTCCCTTCAGCTCGTTTCGAATACAACCCTTAAAAAGAATCAATGGAACCGAATCATTCTCCATTTCAATCCTTCCGAAAAAGAAATCGTATTGTATCTGAATGGAAAAGAATCCGCAAGAGGATCGATTCCTGCCAATAAGAATTTGATAAGAATGGGATTTCATCCGGAAGACACGACTTCGTTTCGGATCGCGAGTTCGTATTATGGATGGATGGAAAACTTCGCCGTCTTCCGAGGAAAACCGAATCCGAATGCCGAGGACGTTTCTTTTCCAGGACAAGACTTCGATCCGGACACACATACGACTCAATCGAAATTCGGAACCGCGCTTTCTCCGGTTTACAAGAGCAAGTATTCCAGCGCCTTTTTAGAAGAAATCGAACTAAAAGCAAACATTCCAAAATCATCGGCGATGGAACTTTATTTCCGAGTTTCTCCCACGGTCTTTCACCCGACTTCCGAAGGACCGGCGTGGATCGCCGTAGACTTAAGAAAATTAGAATCTTTTAAACTAGATTCAATGGATCCGGACGTTTATCGGATCTCTCTCAAAAATTCTCTGAGAAAGTTTTTGGGAATCACGGAAAATAGAGAAGACCTTCTTCCCTTTCGTTATTATCAATGGAGAATCAAATTCAAATCCGATCCGAACGGAAATCTCACGCCGGAGTTGAAGAATCTCACTCTAACTTATCGAGAGACGATTCCACCGGTTCGCCCTCTGGGTTTAAAGGCGGTGGAGAATTCGATCGATGATTCCGGACCGAGCGTTTGTTTGACTTGGAAATCCAATCCGGAAAGAGAAGTGATCCACGGAGGCGGATATTTTATTCACTACGGGATTCACCCGGATCGAATGGTAGGAATCATTCGAGGAACGTATCCACTCACAAACGAAGCTCCGAACAAAAAGACGAGACCGAAACATCCCGCTTCCGATTATTTGGATCCGATCACCGGATTACCGGATGGAAAAAATGCAAACAATATTCAAGAATATTATAATAAGCTGAACACCTGCGTGGATAATCGTATCATTTCGCTCAATGCTGAAATTCTTTTGGAAAAGAACCAGCTCTTCCTAAAAAAAGGAACCACTTATTATTTTAGAATCAGCGCTTTCAATAAGATGTATCACTTCCAGACCGGAAAAGACCAAGTATCGCCGCTAAGCGACCCCGTCGAAGTTTATTTCCTGAGCGAGTAA
- the rpiB gene encoding ribose 5-phosphate isomerase B, with the protein MKKIGIASDHGGFELKEFLRTALAGELEIVDYGTKDETSVDYPIVIAEACKKVLSKEVEGLIALCGTGIGASIAANRLGGIRAALCHDQLTAELSKRHNNANVLVLGGRILGKELALNIVRTWIATPFEGGRHERRVNQLETLNS; encoded by the coding sequence ATGAAAAAAATCGGAATTGCCTCGGATCACGGAGGCTTTGAGCTCAAGGAATTTCTTCGCACCGCTCTTGCAGGAGAATTGGAAATCGTAGACTATGGAACCAAGGACGAAACGTCCGTCGATTATCCGATCGTCATAGCCGAAGCTTGTAAAAAAGTTCTTTCCAAAGAAGTGGAAGGACTGATCGCCCTTTGCGGAACCGGAATCGGCGCATCCATCGCGGCCAATCGCCTCGGAGGAATCAGAGCCGCGCTCTGCCACGATCAATTGACTGCGGAATTATCGAAACGTCACAACAACGCGAACGTTCTTGTCTTGGGTGGAAGAATTCTGGGAAAAGAGTTGGCTCTCAACATCGTTCGAACCTGGATCGCAACTCCTTTCGAAGGCGGACGCCACGAGAGAAGAGTCAATCAACTCGAAACCTTAAACTCATAA
- a CDS encoding P83/100 family protein → MFRILIALVCVGFSFPLFSQDNSKLGEKEIRSSGRVQFINRSSARAGEDVRGTNEKVGVGLAENLKKEPNKSHSQGGISVTRIAPEDKKFGADIFSLSEDSDYGHINSIQRILAGFVKSNFGYDDKNSEILATYILYYNAIHRKGKAYVAKKYSNSVIKVLKPESIGISKRYSEWPGKTEIIVPLVEDVLGKDVHTDELEDEVNKDLDKKKEGQSEKDKFDDLQREKNKKELEEIKRRKEENQNKQKELNDKEVKTDKELQELNKDPVKNKQEIVEKKKAKEQVQKEKEVVKKEEQKLKEKEKEVVKKDEERKSNNSSSSSSSSSSSKSSDSKSDSGSKSGSDNKSTSDDKKTEAELKKELAETKKELETKKEEEKKKEEFDKNVVGGKILFLKTLKYLDKGHYNNELQVLDPTKDDTIFRGDFNKICGRTFEIVDGKALVIGFEDGHSSSHKLILIDQETLKPTISAEDNIFWRSPMIVKGDEIYAFEEVQEKYYLSRFGKDLKKQAKSSEEISPNSNVTFYGEKIYVTGKEEGSGSIQITVFNKADLKLIKKIKP, encoded by the coding sequence ATGTTCAGAATCTTGATAGCACTTGTATGCGTTGGTTTTTCTTTTCCGTTATTTTCCCAGGATAATTCTAAACTTGGAGAAAAAGAAATCCGTTCTTCCGGAAGAGTCCAGTTTATCAATCGTTCTTCCGCGCGAGCCGGAGAAGATGTCAGAGGCACGAATGAAAAGGTCGGAGTCGGTTTGGCCGAGAATCTAAAAAAAGAGCCGAATAAAAGCCATAGTCAAGGTGGGATCAGTGTAACGAGAATCGCGCCTGAAGATAAAAAATTCGGAGCGGATATTTTTTCACTCTCCGAAGATTCCGATTATGGACATATCAACTCGATTCAGAGAATTTTAGCGGGCTTCGTAAAATCGAATTTCGGTTATGACGATAAGAATTCCGAAATTCTCGCGACCTATATTCTTTATTACAATGCGATTCATAGAAAGGGAAAGGCGTATGTTGCAAAGAAATATTCCAATTCCGTAATTAAGGTTTTGAAACCAGAGTCGATCGGTATTTCGAAACGTTATTCGGAATGGCCAGGTAAAACGGAAATTATCGTTCCCTTGGTGGAGGACGTTCTCGGAAAAGACGTTCACACGGACGAATTGGAAGACGAAGTCAACAAGGATCTCGACAAAAAGAAGGAAGGACAATCCGAAAAGGATAAGTTCGACGATCTTCAGAGAGAAAAGAACAAGAAAGAATTAGAAGAGATTAAAAGAAGAAAAGAAGAAAATCAAAACAAACAGAAAGAGCTGAACGACAAAGAAGTAAAGACGGACAAGGAACTCCAAGAGCTCAACAAAGATCCTGTTAAGAATAAGCAAGAAATTGTAGAAAAGAAAAAAGCAAAAGAACAAGTACAAAAAGAAAAAGAAGTCGTTAAAAAAGAAGAGCAGAAACTCAAAGAAAAAGAAAAGGAAGTCGTTAAAAAAGACGAGGAAAGAAAGAGCAATAACAGTTCCAGTTCCTCGAGCTCGTCCAGTTCTTCCAAATCCAGCGATTCTAAGAGTGATTCCGGAAGTAAATCGGGAAGTGATAACAAGTCTACTTCAGATGACAAGAAGACCGAGGCCGAACTAAAAAAAGAATTGGCTGAAACCAAAAAGGAATTAGAGACCAAAAAAGAAGAAGAAAAGAAAAAAGAAGAATTCGACAAGAACGTAGTCGGAGGTAAAATACTTTTCTTAAAAACGTTGAAATACTTGGACAAAGGTCATTATAACAACGAACTTCAGGTATTAGATCCGACAAAAGACGATACGATTTTCAGAGGCGATTTTAATAAGATCTGTGGAAGAACCTTCGAGATCGTAGACGGAAAAGCGCTCGTGATCGGTTTTGAAGACGGTCACTCTTCCAGTCATAAACTGATCTTGATCGATCAGGAAACTTTGAAGCCGACGATTTCTGCGGAAGACAATATTTTCTGGCGTTCTCCTATGATTGTAAAAGGGGACGAGATCTATGCCTTCGAAGAAGTTCAGGAGAAATACTACCTCTCTCGTTTTGGAAAGGATCTAAAGAAACAGGCAAAATCTTCCGAAGAGATTAGTCCGAACTCGAACGTAACTTTTTACGGGGAAAAGATTTACGTTACTGGGAAAGAAGAAGGTTCCGGAAGCATTCAGATCACGGTCTTTAACAAAGCGGATTTGAAACTGATCAAGAAGATCAAGCCGTAA
- the fliE gene encoding flagellar hook-basal body complex protein FliE, translating into MEINSNSSLWYTYNSGYNGGKAHPLTPKGDKVDVFTTEDRHYKDVKQPVSPDYVAESFSEAMKNAMTSVNDLQVEADELTQKMVFDPNSVDAHEVMIASEKARVALTFTKTIADGVVRAYRELTSLR; encoded by the coding sequence ATGGAAATCAATTCTAATTCTTCACTCTGGTATACTTATAATTCCGGTTACAACGGCGGCAAAGCACATCCATTAACTCCAAAAGGTGATAAAGTGGATGTATTTACTACGGAAGATCGACATTACAAAGATGTAAAACAACCGGTATCGCCCGATTACGTTGCCGAAAGTTTTTCGGAAGCTATGAAGAATGCGATGACGTCGGTAAACGATCTTCAAGTGGAAGCAGACGAGTTGACTCAGAAGATGGTTTTTGATCCGAATTCAGTAGACGCTCACGAAGTAATGATCGCATCCGAAAAAGCGCGAGTCGCCCTCACGTTCACTAAGACGATCGCCGACGGAGTAGTTCGCGCCTACAGAGAACTCACTTCCCTAAGATAA
- the flgC gene encoding flagellar basal body rod protein FlgC, which produces MGLFSSINISATGLSAQRLRMDVISNNIANSTTTRNTNGDGPFRRDRVVMTPINLRTRWNSPVYPFGVSPGEGKGVKVMKIEKDMTPLRLVYDPTHPDSIQIGPKKGYVEMPNVNIVTEMTDMISASRSYEANVQMINGSKAMFNKALEIGRA; this is translated from the coding sequence ATGGGACTTTTTTCATCGATCAACATATCCGCAACAGGCTTATCCGCACAGAGATTGCGAATGGATGTGATTTCCAACAACATCGCAAACTCGACAACTACGAGAAATACGAATGGAGACGGACCGTTCCGAAGGGACAGAGTTGTGATGACTCCGATCAATCTAAGAACCAGATGGAATAGTCCTGTGTATCCGTTCGGAGTTTCTCCCGGAGAAGGAAAAGGTGTAAAGGTGATGAAGATCGAAAAGGATATGACCCCTCTTCGTTTGGTTTACGACCCGACTCACCCGGACTCGATTCAGATCGGACCGAAAAAAGGATACGTGGAAATGCCGAACGTGAATATCGTCACCGAAATGACGGATATGATTTCGGCTTCCAGATCCTATGAAGCAAACGTACAAATGATCAACGGATCCAAAGCGATGTTTAACAAAGCCTTGGAAATAGGTAGGGCATAA
- the flgB gene encoding flagellar basal body rod protein FlgB, translating into MFEKTHFMKTQDLLERGMNSSVLKRKLISDNIANADVPHFKRSEVIFESMIKRAIESEKIEAVKEVPTQISDDRHISFFKPLDYREVQPKANIDYLTTMRADGNNVDVEKEVVEASNSQMQYMMMSERINQNYRDLKQVMRMA; encoded by the coding sequence ATGTTTGAGAAAACCCATTTCATGAAAACCCAGGATTTACTGGAAAGAGGAATGAATAGTTCCGTTTTGAAGAGAAAATTAATTTCAGACAATATTGCAAACGCGGACGTTCCCCATTTTAAGAGATCCGAAGTGATATTCGAATCGATGATCAAAAGAGCGATAGAATCCGAAAAAATCGAGGCGGTCAAAGAAGTTCCAACGCAGATTTCCGACGACCGTCATATATCATTCTTCAAACCTTTGGATTATCGAGAAGTTCAACCGAAAGCGAATATCGACTACTTGACTACCATGAGGGCTGATGGAAACAACGTGGACGTTGAAAAAGAAGTCGTGGAAGCATCCAATTCCCAGATGCAATACATGATGATGTCCGAACGAATCAACCAGAATTACAGGGATCTCAAACAAGTGATGAGAATGGCTTAA
- a CDS encoding STAS domain-containing protein yields MSDNSEIVEITPDLTILFNDYYAFRTMLMDAIAKKPKSIILNLGDIPVMNSISISSLVWFLKNAKSEGIQCTISAIHPDLLNTFEVLNLKEYIDHQ; encoded by the coding sequence ATGTCAGATAATTCAGAAATAGTAGAAATTACTCCGGATCTAACCATTCTTTTTAACGACTACTATGCGTTCCGAACCATGCTTATGGACGCCATCGCGAAAAAGCCGAAATCCATTATTCTGAATCTCGGTGATATTCCCGTGATGAATTCGATTTCTATCAGTTCCCTTGTTTGGTTTCTAAAAAACGCAAAATCCGAAGGAATTCAATGCACGATCAGCGCCATCCATCCGGACCTTTTAAATACGTTTGAGGTTCTGAACTTAAAAGAATACATCGATCATCAGTGA
- a CDS encoding LIC10301 family lipoprotein: MKKIALILTLALLLFSSCKKKEELILGDWVKVKNCPEKGECKDPDKGKGSHLLILPDGLAKYDTFHLTYKMKDDDIHFNLADLAFDLEYRILKVNEKELQLLNKKEDSVEFFEKN, encoded by the coding sequence ATGAAAAAAATTGCTCTCATTCTAACTCTCGCTCTTCTTCTCTTCTCTTCTTGTAAAAAGAAGGAAGAGTTGATTTTGGGGGATTGGGTAAAAGTTAAGAATTGTCCTGAAAAGGGCGAATGCAAAGATCCGGATAAAGGGAAAGGAAGTCATCTTCTCATTCTTCCGGACGGCTTGGCAAAATATGATACCTTTCACCTTACTTACAAAATGAAAGATGACGACATTCATTTTAATCTCGCGGATCTTGCATTTGATTTGGAATATAGAATTCTCAAAGTCAATGAAAAGGAGCTCCAGCTTCTAAACAAGAAGGAAGATAGCGTAGAATTCTTCGAAAAGAACTGA
- a CDS encoding tetratricopeptide repeat protein translates to MKRSLILLILILFSFGILIADDEEENLPGNVSPSPNLDGGSPADAARRRVQIAALNTETVNLIRANNLARASVNIEKIKKLDENTVEYHYLKGSFLYAQGRYPQAKNSLLRAIQIQPGHDPSYYQLGMIFVQRNKWPRSLEYFQKAVELSNYNPFYRINLALAYFETGNYLRAKAEAERAIELKPNFRAAKLLLLKSNFLLGNKADAYAQCVEFVKDGFQSREYMLIHARLVMDIHQNYRKAIKIYNLYGELPFQEKRFLAHAYYNTGNYRAAAATYQQVIQFRIAEEEEKIEYIRSLSFIKDYRRLESFVTAWLQEEPDKRRKIQEALDIAEFLKENDSKVFHMFPSRSPY, encoded by the coding sequence ATGAAACGTTCTTTGATTCTTCTCATCTTAATCCTTTTTTCTTTCGGAATTCTTATTGCGGATGATGAAGAGGAGAATCTTCCCGGGAACGTTTCTCCTTCTCCGAACTTAGACGGCGGGTCACCCGCAGACGCCGCCAGAAGAAGGGTTCAAATCGCCGCTTTGAATACCGAAACGGTAAACCTGATTCGAGCGAACAATCTTGCAAGAGCTTCTGTGAATATCGAAAAAATCAAGAAGTTGGACGAGAATACGGTCGAATACCACTATCTAAAAGGTTCTTTTCTTTACGCGCAAGGTCGCTATCCGCAAGCGAAGAATTCTCTTTTGAGGGCGATTCAAATTCAACCGGGGCATGATCCTTCCTATTATCAACTCGGAATGATCTTTGTTCAGAGAAACAAATGGCCGAGATCCTTGGAATACTTTCAGAAAGCGGTGGAATTATCCAATTACAATCCATTCTATAGAATCAATCTCGCTCTCGCTTACTTTGAAACTGGAAATTATCTGCGTGCGAAAGCGGAAGCCGAGAGAGCGATCGAGCTAAAGCCGAATTTTAGAGCGGCAAAACTTCTTCTCTTAAAGTCGAACTTTCTTTTGGGTAATAAAGCGGATGCCTATGCGCAGTGTGTGGAATTCGTAAAAGACGGATTTCAATCCAGGGAATATATGCTGATCCATGCAAGACTTGTAATGGACATTCACCAGAATTATAGAAAAGCGATTAAGATCTACAATCTCTATGGAGAACTTCCCTTTCAGGAAAAAAGATTTTTAGCGCACGCTTATTATAACACCGGGAACTACCGTGCGGCCGCCGCGACGTATCAGCAAGTGATTCAATTTAGGATCGCCGAGGAAGAAGAAAAAATCGAATATATCCGCTCTCTTTCTTTTATTAAGGATTATAGAAGACTGGAATCTTTTGTGACTGCTTGGTTGCAGGAAGAACCGGATAAGAGAAGAAAGATTCAGGAAGCATTGGACATTGCGGAATTTCTCAAAGAGAATGATTCGAAAGTCTTTCACATGTTTCCTTCCCGATCTCCGTATTGA
- a CDS encoding YbaN family protein has product MEQKDYSDEVRLHRSRFIRFLLFVAGSISLALGIIGIFTPILPTTPFLLLSAACYARASHRFYNWLMNNRYFGSYIRDWRIHKMIPLRAKVVAISMIFITIGTTVFFFIPILAVKILVSLIGVLVVLYLIRIPTKREI; this is encoded by the coding sequence ATGGAACAAAAAGATTATAGCGACGAGGTTCGACTTCATAGATCCAGATTCATTCGTTTTTTACTATTTGTCGCAGGTTCTATTTCCTTGGCCTTAGGAATCATAGGAATTTTTACTCCCATATTGCCGACGACTCCGTTTTTACTTTTATCAGCGGCTTGTTACGCAAGAGCCTCGCATCGTTTTTACAATTGGCTGATGAACAATCGATATTTTGGATCTTATATTCGAGATTGGAGAATTCACAAAATGATTCCTCTCCGTGCCAAGGTCGTAGCGATTTCGATGATCTTTATTACGATTGGAACGACCGTTTTCTTTTTCATTCCGATTTTGGCGGTGAAGATTCTTGTTTCCTTGATCGGAGTTTTGGTTGTACTTTATTTGATTCGAATTCCGACGAAACGTGAAATTTGA